The following proteins come from a genomic window of Pelmatolapia mariae isolate MD_Pm_ZW linkage group LG17, Pm_UMD_F_2, whole genome shotgun sequence:
- the kng1 gene encoding kininogen-1: protein MRSGVGLCVLGLLGLLCSVFGQEAAEVQSGVLIFCDDPSVEKAVHSAVDKFNERLSTGHKLALFQILKASKSENGSDSVYSLKFTTWKSECTADSSKPWTDCDYLQSGSKGPISCNATVLMSETEAETKQVDCQIEGHIVPEKATCLGCPELITEDSEDLKVPLSVSISKYNSMSDSTHLFSLHNIGHATRQVVAGFRFKLIFDMKKTICSKAEHTDLKEICIPDEKNLEFANCNSTVDVAPWRLEPPQAHIECAPGPLPHTTFTRRRPPGWSPLRHFLYEVKPQATATSSPSQPPTTAKTKEESSEEDTTSATPSVSRDAAAKDHLFHCPSKPWKALKPHHSAAPTKATVEAASPQPPAEGTFIDKDLLS from the exons ATGAGGagtggagtggggctgtgtgtgCTGGGCCTGCTGGGCCTGCTGTGCTCAGTTTTTGGGCAG GAGGCAGCGGAGGTCCAGTCTGGTGTCCTGATCTTTTGTGATGACCCGTCTGTGGAGAAGGCTGTCCACAGCGCTGTGGACAAATTCAACGAGAGGCTGAGCACCGGCCATAAGCTGGCCCTCTTTCAGATACTGAAAGCCAGCAAG tcaGAGAATGGCTCAGACTCAGTGTACTCACTGAAGTTCACTACCTGGAAGAGCGAGTGCACAGCTGACAGCAGCAAACCCTGGACAGACTGTGACTATTTGCAGTCTGGAAGCAAG GGGCCGATTTCTTGCAACGCCACGGTCCTCATGTCAGAGACAGAGGCTGAGACAAAGCAGGTGGACTGCCAGATTG AAGGGCACATCGTTCCCGAGAAAGCAACTTGCTTGGGCTGCCCAGAGCTCATCACTGAAGACTCAGAGGACCTTAAGGTTCCCCTTTCTGTCTCCATCTCCAAGTACAACTCCATGTCTGACTCTACTCACCTGTTCAGTCTGCACAATATTGGCCACGCCACCAGACAG GTGGTTGCCGGCTTCAGATTCAAGCTGATTTTTGACATGAAGAAGACCATCTGTTCCAAGGCTGAACACACAGACCTGAAGGAGATATGCATCCCAGATGAAAAGAATCTG GAATTTGCCAACTGCAACTCTACAGTGGATGTAGCACCTTGGAGACTTGAGCCACCACAGGCCCACATAGAGTGTGCACCGGGTCCATTGCCACACACT ACATTCACCAGGCGTCGTCCTCCTGGTTGGTCTCCTCTCAGGCACTTCCTGTATGAAGTAAAACCCCAAGCCACAGCTACATCTTCACCCTCACAACCCCCCACCACAGCTAAAACCAAAGAAGAATCATCTGAGGAGGACACCACATCTGCCACACCGTCAGTTTCGCGTGACGCAGCTGCGAAAGACCACCTCTTCCACTGCCCATCCAAGCCCTGGAAAGCTTTGAAGCCTCACCACTCTGCAGCTCCTACCAAGGCTACCGTAGAAGCGGCTTCTCCACAGCCCCCAGCAGAGGGAACCTTCATCGATAAAGACCTGCTGTCATAA
- the LOC134647092 gene encoding E3 ubiquitin-protein ligase RNF14-like — protein sequence MTEDLEEQEDELLALQSIFDADEFVWDESKSAGEIRVCVELPVGFSVALREGESLRQYDISFLPPLLLNFGLPEDYPSSSPPSFSLTCSWLTHTQLAALRAHLADLYEATGGAVVLFSWVQFLREDALRFLNIHSKLDLPPDERSTLHYNQDQHDAELSEPKNNSEAEFSAPSSEIQENPSDGSRTDSQGASALDSCKHDQNDLNSHTSQSDVTSDYQRALSPEPALQNQTTHTPDVTILQASEFKVDPQDDLSSSAEKSKHHQSGREDFLNEGDASLSSLLPSTSSGTLEPSELGAASLPVHPTDSPQSEEQTLSGLFLTPSQTLLSHILICDAAQKHKVFATTVFDCGVCFMGRLGSECVKLSPCGHVFCRACLCEFCTVQITEGNVQGVTCPQADCAGAPTPAQVQSLVGEKLFDRYDRLLLQKTLDSMSDVTYCPRTSCGSAVILEKSSKAALCSECGFAFCVICRKTYHGTGKCETKKKYAERYIIDLPQSQEGMKALWEDYVSGSRERKRLLENRYGRNLLVSIMEKSLSDNWIANNSKSCPECFTRIEKDGGCDRMMCTRCKKIFCWNCLTRLTPETEHFYGGQCSS from the exons ATGACTGAGGACTTGGAGGAGCAGGAAGACGAGCTGCTCGCTCTCCAGAGTATCTTTGATGCGGACGAGTTTGTTTGGGACGAGTCGAAGTCTGCCGGAGAAATCCGAGTATGTGTCGAGCTTCCTGTCGGCTTCAGCGTGGCTCTCAGAGAGG gtGAAAGTCTGCGTCAGTATGATATTTCCTTCCTTCCACCGCTGCTTTTGAACTTTGGACTTCCTGAGGActacccctcctcctcccctccctccttcaGCCTCACCTGCAGCTGGCTGACTCACACACAG TTGGCTGCACTGCGCGCCCATCTCGCGGATCTCTATGAGGCCACTGGGGGCGCTGTGGTGCTCTTCTCCTGGGTGCAGTTTCTCAGAGAAGACGCTCTGAGGTTCCTGAACATCCACAGTAAGCTGGATCTTCCTCCTGATGAACGCAGCACCCTGCATTATAACCAGGACCAACACGATGCTGAACTCTCAGAACCAAAGAACAATTCAGAGGCAGAGTTCTCTGCACCATCCTCGGAAATTCAGGAGAATCCTTCAGACGGGAGCCGCACAGACTCTCAGGGAGCTTCGGCTTTAGACTCCTGCAAGCATGACCAGAATGATTTGAACTCTCACACGAGCCAGAGTGATGTAACTTCAGATTATCAAAGAGCTCTTTCTCCAGAGCCTGCACTCCAAAACCAAACCACACACACTCCAGATGTGACAATCCTCCAAGCCTCAGAGTTTAAGGTTGATCCCCAGGATGATCTTTCTTCATCTGCAGAGAAATCCAAGCATCATCAAAGTGGCCGGGAAGATTTCTTAAATGAAGGAGATGCTTCTCTCTCATCGCTGCTTCCCTCTACCTCCTCAGGCACGTTAGAGCCAAGTGAACTTGGAGCTGCTTCTCTGCCGGTCCACCCCACAGATTCTCCTCAGAGTGAAGAGCAAACCCTCTCTGGTCTCTTTTTAACTCCATCACAGACTCTGCTGTCCCACATTTTGATCTGTGATGCGGCCcagaaacacaaagtgtttgccACCACCGTCTTTGACTGCGGGGTTTGTTTTATGGGCCGACTTGGGTCCGAGTGCGTGAAGCTGTCACCGTGTGGCCACGTCTTCTGCCGGGCCTGTCTCTGCGAGTTCTGTACGGTTCAGATCACAGAGGGGAACGTCCAGGGTGTCACCTGTCCTCAGGCAGACTGCGCTGGTGCCCCTACACCTGCACAG GTGCAGAGTCTGGTAGGGGAGAAGCTGTTTGACCGCTATGACCGTCTCCTGCTGCAGAAGACTCTGGACAGCATGTCTg ATGTGACGTACTGTCCTCGAACATCCTGTGGCTCTGCTGTGATTTTGGAGAAGTCCAGCAAGGCAGCGCTTTGCTCTGAGTGCGGCTTTGCCTTCTGCGTCATATGCAGAAAAACCTACCATGGAACGGGGAAGTGTGAGACCAAGAAAAAATATGCTGAAAGATATATAATAGACCTGCCACAGTCACAAG AGGGGATGAAGGCTCTCTGGGAGGACTATGTCAGTGGCAGCAGGGAGAGGAAGCGCCTGCTGGAAAACAGATATGGCCGCAATTTACTGGTGTCCATTATGGAAAAAAGCCTAAGTGACAACTGGATTGCCAACAATAGCAAGAGTTGTCCTGAATGCTTCACTAGAATAGAG AAGGATGGAGGGTGTGACCGGATGATGTGCACTCGCTGTAAGAAGATTTTCTGCTGGAACTGCCTCACCAGACTGACTCCAGAAACCGAACACTTTTATGGGGGTCAATGTTCTTCCTAA